One stretch of Gemmatimonadaceae bacterium DNA includes these proteins:
- the murQ gene encoding N-acetylmuramic acid 6-phosphate etherase, producing MPPRIVDPRITEKRNPRTANIDLASPIEIVDLIAAEDARVPDAVRSQREPIAHAIEAAEATFRGGGRLFYVGAGTSGRLGVLDASEMPPTYGTDPEMVQGIIAGGQKALTRSQEGAEDRLESAVEDLTAHGVRSGDFVIGIAASGTTPYVRRALVRARELGARTALVACSPPPDETRQLVDILILPITGEEVVTGSTRMKAGTATKLVLNTITTGAMIRLGKTFGNLMVDLRATNKKLEDRSERIIAEVCDLSREDARALLERAGGTVKTAIVMHFLDSSLEDADQALAQTGGLIRRAIGREPPPVGDDAAVRHRQ from the coding sequence GTGCCGCCACGCATCGTCGACCCTCGCATCACTGAAAAGCGCAATCCGCGCACGGCCAACATCGATCTCGCGTCGCCAATCGAGATCGTCGATCTGATTGCCGCCGAGGACGCGCGCGTCCCTGACGCGGTGCGCTCTCAGCGCGAGCCAATTGCCCACGCCATCGAGGCCGCGGAAGCAACATTTCGCGGCGGCGGACGCCTCTTCTATGTCGGCGCTGGCACGTCGGGCCGACTCGGCGTGCTCGACGCATCGGAAATGCCCCCGACATATGGCACCGATCCGGAGATGGTCCAGGGGATCATCGCCGGCGGTCAGAAAGCCCTCACGCGATCGCAGGAAGGAGCCGAGGATCGACTCGAGTCGGCCGTCGAAGACCTGACCGCGCACGGCGTGCGCAGCGGCGACTTCGTCATCGGCATCGCTGCCTCGGGCACGACACCGTATGTTCGGCGCGCGCTCGTCCGTGCGCGCGAGCTCGGTGCGCGGACAGCGCTCGTCGCCTGCTCGCCGCCGCCTGACGAGACGAGGCAGCTGGTCGACATTCTCATTCTGCCGATCACCGGCGAGGAGGTCGTCACCGGCTCGACGCGCATGAAGGCCGGCACCGCAACGAAACTGGTCCTCAATACCATCACCACCGGCGCGATGATCCGGCTCGGCAAGACGTTCGGCAATCTCATGGTCGACCTGCGGGCGACCAACAAGAAGCTCGAGGATCGGAGCGAGCGCATCATCGCCGAAGTCTGCGACCTTTCGCGCGAGGACGCGCGGGCGTTGCTCGAGCGCGCCGGCGGCACGGTGAAGACGGCAATCGTTATGCACTTCCTCGACTCGTCGCTCGAGGACGCCGACCAGGCGCTTGCGCAAACCGGCGGCCTGATTCGTCGCGCGATTGGCCGGGAGCCGCCCCCCGTTGGTGACGACGCGGCCGTGAGACACCGGCAATGA
- a CDS encoding trypsin-like peptidase domain-containing protein, whose translation MSIELRILTGARGGHRERFDKRVIALGRHLDSDLRFDPNDDLDVSARHAEISANATSGYRIRDVQSTNGTFVNGRRISGEELLQSGDVIWLGAEGPHVEFHLVGAPAPAVGRDGVKETVVRPSKQRVSTGERVKVAVRRETAGMRRLLLFAVVLLVGGTGAAYWVGHRESRSQVTELMQLLAQSDSTAGRLQIQLRAIGDTTFASAVRQQNAALAERVRSAGPTASPTQIDSLKDELRRQQAIQQGVALLDLSKISISNDAAVAFLVSELDGKPYGGTAFGVTTSGLLVTNKHNVRSPVTGRTATRLGVKYANTDILLHAHVVAVAPDSDVDLALVQVEEPGHYAIVAGVARTLADLHAGSPVIAIGFPHALDVPMEGNFVKTSLTAGTVSKLLPDLLQIDAYASHGSSGSPIFDANGWVIGVVFGGDPQSQGRLTYAVPASKLEGMLKGEARAVLRP comes from the coding sequence ATGTCCATCGAGCTGCGCATCCTCACCGGGGCGCGCGGCGGACACCGCGAGCGCTTCGACAAGCGCGTGATCGCGCTGGGCCGCCACCTGGACTCGGATCTTCGCTTCGATCCGAACGACGATCTCGACGTCTCGGCGCGACACGCCGAGATCAGCGCCAATGCTACGAGTGGCTATCGAATTCGGGACGTCCAAAGTACAAACGGCACATTCGTGAACGGCCGCCGCATCAGTGGCGAGGAGCTACTGCAGAGCGGCGACGTGATATGGCTTGGCGCCGAGGGGCCGCACGTCGAGTTCCACCTCGTCGGCGCGCCTGCCCCTGCCGTCGGCCGCGATGGCGTCAAGGAGACAGTCGTTAGGCCGTCGAAGCAGCGCGTCTCGACGGGCGAGCGCGTGAAGGTAGCGGTGCGACGTGAGACCGCAGGTATGCGTCGCCTGCTCTTGTTCGCTGTCGTGCTCCTCGTTGGCGGCACGGGCGCGGCCTACTGGGTGGGGCACCGTGAATCGCGATCGCAGGTGACGGAGCTCATGCAGCTCCTCGCGCAAAGCGACTCGACCGCCGGCCGGCTGCAGATCCAGCTGCGCGCCATCGGCGACACGACGTTCGCGAGCGCCGTGCGCCAGCAGAATGCGGCGCTTGCGGAGCGCGTTCGGTCCGCGGGGCCGACCGCGTCGCCGACGCAAATCGATTCCTTGAAGGACGAGCTGCGCAGACAACAAGCGATCCAGCAAGGCGTCGCGTTGCTGGATCTTTCAAAGATCAGTATCAGCAACGATGCGGCGGTCGCCTTCCTCGTCTCCGAGCTCGATGGCAAGCCCTACGGCGGCACTGCGTTTGGCGTCACGACGAGCGGTCTGCTCGTCACGAACAAGCACAATGTCCGCTCCCCGGTCACCGGCCGCACAGCGACGCGCCTCGGAGTGAAGTACGCGAACACCGACATCCTGCTGCACGCACACGTCGTCGCGGTTGCGCCAGACTCGGACGTCGATCTCGCGCTCGTCCAGGTGGAGGAGCCCGGGCACTACGCCATTGTCGCAGGCGTTGCGCGTACGCTGGCCGATCTGCACGCCGGCTCGCCGGTGATCGCCATCGGCTTCCCGCACGCACTCGACGTGCCGATGGAGGGGAATTTTGTGAAGACGAGTCTCACGGCCGGTACGGTGAGCAAACTCTTACCCGATCTCCTGCAGATCGATGCGTACGCGAGCCATGGCTCGAGCGGCAGCCCGATCTTCGATGCGAATGGCTGGGTGATCGGCGTGGTCTTTGGGGGCGATCCGCAGAGTCAGGGTAGGCTCACGTACGCGGTGCCGGCGTCGAAGCTCGAGGGAATGTTGAAAGGGGAAGCGCGTGCCGTGCTTCGGCCGTAG
- the ggt gene encoding gamma-glutamyltransferase, with translation MKRTVVLVAATTALLVACRTAQTPPRSATDIGSPSRAPDLGPAMYSGDRRPAIFPSAWPYKAGRRSVFGAHAMVASDAPLAGQAGIEIMRAGGNAVDAAVAVGFALAVVYPEAGNIGGGGYMVIHMVDGRAAALDYREIAPLAANRNMYLDAQGNLTDKSIIGPLASGVPGAVAGLTSALAKYGTMPLATVMAPAIRYAEQGFIVDSAFSRSLSSNGRLIGQFAGQSAFLVDGNAVAPGTRLRQPVLARTLHRIAEQGAPGFYQGATAQAIADEMRRDSGIITTEDLARYHAVWRDPVVSSYRGYKLFTMPPSSSGGVTITETLNILEGYDSLSPFGSARYVHLLGSAYQRAFVDRNSQLADPAFYQVPIAKLTDKQYAARLRDGIPPMHATPTAEVERDMAALRPVEPVKSGHEGTETTHYSVVDQAGNAVATTTTLNALFGSGVYVRDAGFFLNDEMDDFAAQPGKPNMFGLVQGEANAIQPGKRMLSAMSPTIVLDRDGSLLLVVGSRGGPRIITSTSQVILNVLDHHMILSDAMAAPRLHHQALPDTLRVERNGLEPAVMDSLRAMGYAVGWTGGIGLVNAIMKVKGGYEGMSDPRSSGEPVAW, from the coding sequence ATGAAACGAACTGTTGTTCTTGTCGCCGCGACGACGGCGCTCCTGGTCGCGTGTCGTACGGCGCAGACGCCGCCGCGTTCCGCGACCGACATCGGCTCACCGAGTCGCGCGCCGGATCTCGGTCCGGCGATGTACTCGGGCGACCGACGGCCAGCGATTTTCCCGTCGGCCTGGCCGTACAAAGCGGGGCGTCGCTCGGTGTTCGGCGCGCACGCGATGGTGGCGAGCGACGCACCGCTGGCTGGACAAGCCGGGATCGAGATCATGCGCGCAGGGGGAAACGCCGTGGATGCGGCCGTCGCCGTCGGCTTCGCCCTCGCCGTGGTTTATCCGGAGGCCGGTAACATCGGCGGTGGTGGATACATGGTGATCCACATGGTCGATGGGCGCGCCGCGGCGCTCGATTATCGAGAGATCGCGCCACTCGCGGCGAACAGGAACATGTATCTCGACGCGCAGGGCAATCTCACCGACAAGAGCATCATTGGGCCATTGGCGTCGGGCGTGCCTGGTGCCGTTGCAGGCCTAACGAGCGCACTGGCCAAGTACGGTACGATGCCGCTTGCCACGGTGATGGCACCGGCAATTCGTTATGCGGAGCAGGGGTTCATCGTCGACAGCGCGTTCAGCCGGTCGTTGTCGTCCAACGGCAGGCTGATCGGGCAGTTCGCGGGCCAGAGTGCCTTCCTGGTTGACGGGAATGCTGTCGCGCCGGGAACGCGGCTGCGTCAGCCGGTTCTCGCGCGAACACTTCACCGCATCGCCGAGCAGGGCGCGCCGGGATTCTATCAGGGTGCGACGGCGCAGGCGATCGCCGACGAGATGCGGCGCGACAGTGGCATCATCACGACCGAAGACCTCGCCCGGTACCACGCCGTGTGGCGCGATCCCGTTGTCTCCTCGTATCGGGGCTACAAACTCTTCACGATGCCGCCGTCGTCGTCGGGCGGGGTCACGATTACGGAAACGCTGAACATCCTCGAAGGCTACGACTCGTTGTCGCCCTTTGGCAGCGCGCGTTATGTACATCTCCTCGGCTCCGCCTATCAGCGCGCGTTCGTCGATCGAAACTCGCAGCTCGCCGATCCGGCGTTCTATCAGGTGCCGATCGCGAAGTTGACGGACAAGCAGTACGCCGCGAGGCTGCGCGATGGCATCCCGCCCATGCACGCGACGCCGACGGCGGAGGTCGAGCGCGACATGGCGGCGCTGCGTCCCGTCGAGCCGGTGAAATCGGGACACGAAGGCACGGAGACGACTCACTATTCGGTCGTCGATCAAGCGGGTAACGCGGTCGCGACGACGACGACGCTCAACGCGCTGTTCGGCTCCGGTGTATACGTCCGCGACGCGGGGTTCTTCCTCAACGACGAGATGGACGACTTCGCAGCACAGCCGGGCAAGCCGAACATGTTCGGCCTCGTTCAGGGCGAGGCGAATGCCATTCAGCCAGGGAAGCGCATGCTGAGCGCGATGTCACCGACGATCGTGCTCGATCGCGATGGCTCTCTGTTGCTGGTGGTCGGGAGCCGCGGTGGGCCACGCATCATCACGAGCACGTCGCAGGTAATTCTGAATGTGCTCGATCATCACATGATTCTGTCCGACGCGATGGCCGCGCCGCGCCTGCATCATCAAGCGCTCCCAGACACGTTGCGTGTCGAGCGCAATGGACTCGAGCCGGCGGTGATGGATTCGCTCAGAGCGATGGGCTACGCGGTGGGCTGGACCGGCGGCATCGGCCTCGTGAATGCGATCATGAAGGTAAAGGGCGGGTACGAGGGGATGAGCGATCCACGATCGTCGGGAGAGCCGGTGGCGTGGTAG
- a CDS encoding anhydro-N-acetylmuramic acid kinase → MSSLGIGSEGRVYVGVMSGTSLDGISAAVVRFADNLGTAKPSDERRATLLAFRVTPYSEEQHARLRKALSAGTAQEYCRLNFDLGGWLAEAVVGVLADAGVARNEVRAIGSHGQSLWHEPQHSTWQFGEAAVIAERTGIDVVSDFRVRDVAAGGHGAPLVSMADALIFSGPGWRALQNIGGIGNVTVVPPDGAFDGVRAFDTGPGASVIDRVVRSLVPGLPYDVDGRLAAAGTPIDDVATELLAAPYFASPPPKSTGPELFDARYVQTLIERCRAARPDAKTEDVVATATALTARSIADAYRRFLPEPITEVLISGGGARNPTLVGMIGTLIAPVRVRAFADEFFDGEAKESVAFALLAYLHVTRRTGNVPRATGARGARILGKYTPA, encoded by the coding sequence ATGAGCTCGTTAGGCATCGGCAGCGAGGGGCGCGTTTACGTCGGAGTCATGAGTGGCACTTCGCTCGACGGCATCTCGGCGGCGGTCGTGCGCTTCGCCGATAATCTCGGCACGGCAAAGCCAAGCGACGAACGCCGGGCGACGTTGCTCGCCTTTCGCGTGACGCCCTACAGCGAAGAGCAACACGCGCGACTCCGGAAAGCGTTGAGCGCCGGCACGGCACAGGAATACTGTCGCCTCAATTTCGACCTCGGCGGCTGGCTCGCGGAGGCAGTCGTCGGCGTGCTCGCCGACGCGGGCGTCGCCCGCAACGAAGTGCGCGCGATCGGCTCCCACGGCCAGTCGCTCTGGCACGAGCCGCAACACTCGACGTGGCAATTCGGTGAGGCGGCGGTGATCGCCGAGCGCACGGGCATCGACGTCGTGAGCGACTTCCGTGTGCGCGACGTCGCCGCCGGCGGTCATGGGGCGCCGCTCGTCTCGATGGCGGACGCGTTGATCTTCTCCGGTCCGGGCTGGCGCGCGCTCCAGAATATCGGCGGCATCGGCAACGTGACCGTCGTTCCGCCTGACGGCGCATTCGACGGTGTGCGTGCCTTCGACACGGGACCGGGCGCGAGTGTGATCGACCGCGTCGTTCGCTCGCTCGTGCCCGGCCTTCCGTATGACGTGGACGGCCGGCTCGCTGCCGCGGGCACTCCAATCGACGACGTCGCAACCGAGCTGCTCGCCGCGCCTTACTTCGCGAGTCCTCCGCCCAAGTCGACGGGCCCGGAGCTCTTCGATGCCCGTTATGTGCAAACGCTCATCGAGCGATGCCGCGCGGCGCGTCCCGACGCGAAGACCGAGGACGTCGTCGCGACCGCGACCGCGCTCACGGCGCGCAGCATCGCTGACGCGTATCGCCGATTTCTTCCCGAGCCAATTACGGAAGTCCTCATCTCCGGCGGCGGCGCACGAAATCCCACACTGGTCGGCATGATCGGGACGCTCATCGCTCCGGTCCGCGTGCGAGCGTTCGCGGACGAGTTCTTCGACGGTGAGGCGAAGGAATCGGTCGCGTTCGCGCTACTCGCCTATCTCCATGTCACGAGGCGAACCGGCAATGTGCCGAGGGCAACGGGAGCGCGAGGGGCTCGGATTCTGGGTAAATACACGCCCGCGTAG